One segment of Solanum lycopersicum chromosome 1, SLM_r2.1 DNA contains the following:
- the LOC104645472 gene encoding uncharacterized protein: MNLQKDSNKDHGETSKVVKIQQKRKKEAANTVVRPTLSRPLKYKIKKIPTHPIRFAVNFNNNFLKDFEKYVGDNVIQMFKDTIFGPFLDISKCNFQGQITKCLLLLELEQSNPNVLHIRHSNGCVLKFSIDEFALLTGLKVRGNTNDFKYPEQTDCMLFKKYFLGAVNSVTKHQLVQRFKMGNWESNQDALQMSILFFIHTFVLATLDNTAISIVDFLMVEDGRYQHFPWGQLSFSKLMGSLRQDFDVSKKLYRLYGMPYALNVWIYECASNLNSEIAVRERNVIPRICNWRVVSEKAKFEMLMSTIFQENACSNIVPTAKEIEAFDIAQVEHAHSTSIPLVQPNEEDDLDDFSTKPPEQLLRTYSRVSDTSPSPPPKRRKKSIIQKKKVSEQKQPDQSNVSPTPDDDVHVSMSSLPQHSNADDVHGSVPQVSPKSAADVHGSVPDVSQNPAADVHGYADSQNVNNIIPHIEELKGHLKTYVDKKFEELIILIKANHSQLMQSIRKENINFQADTSTFQSDKQTISTNTS; encoded by the exons atgaatcttcaaaaggattcaaacaaagaccATGGCGAAACATCAAAGGTTgtaaaaatacaacaaaaaaggaaaaaagaagcagcaaacactgttgttaggcctacattatctcgg CCACTGaagtacaagattaaaaagatacCAACACATCCCATAAGGTTTGCTGTCAATTTTAACAACAATTTcctaaaggactttgaaaaataCGTAGGGGACAATGTTATCCAAATGTTCAAGGATACAATTTTTGGACCCTTTTTAGACATTTCTAAATGTAATTTTCAGGGCCAAATAACTAAGTGCTTATTGCTTTTAGAATTGGAACAAAGCAACCCTAATGTGTTGCATATTAGACATTCCAACGGGTGTGTCCTGAAATTTAGTATAGATGAATTTGCATTATTAACAGGACTTAAGGTCAGAGGAAATACCAATGATTTCAAATACCCAGAACAAACTGATTGTAtgctttttaaaaagtatttccTTGGTGCAGTCAATAGTGTTACAAAACATCAACTAGTTCAAAGGTTTAAGATGGGTAATTGGGAGAGCAATCAGGATGCACTCCAAATGTCTATACTGTTCTTTATTCATACATTTGTATTAGCTACTCTTGATAATACAGCGATATCTATTGTCGACTTTCTAATGGTTGAAGatggtagatatcaacattttcctTGGGGTCAGTTATCATTTTCCAAACTAATGGGTTCACTTAGACAGGATTTTGACGTTAGTAAAAAGTTGTACCGATTATATGGGATGCCATATGCACTAAATGTTTGGATCTACGAATGTGCATCCAATTTAAATTCAGAAATAGCTGTGAGAGAACGCAATGTCATCCCAAGAATATGCAATTGGAGAGTTGTGTCTGAAAAGGCAAAGTTTGAAATGCTTATGTCTACCATTTTCCAAgag AATGCATGTTCAAACATTGTCCCAACAGCAAAGGAAATTGAAGCTTTTGATATTGCTCAAGTTGAACATGCTCATTCTACATCAATACCATTAGTACAACCAAACGAAGAAGATGatttagatgatttctccacaAAACCGCCCGAACAGTTATTGAGGACATATTCTAGAGTGTCTGATACATCTCCTTCACCACcgccaaaaagaagaaaaaaatcgattattcaaaaaaagaagGTGTCAGAACAGAAACAGCCTGATCAATCAAATGTGTCTCCGACACCGGATGATGATGTACATGTTTCCATGTCAAGTCTGCCTCAACATTCGAATGCTGATGATGTACATGGTTCTGTTCCACAAGTGTCACCGAAATCGGCTGCTGATGTACATGGTTCTGTTCCAGACGTTTCTCAGAACCCGGCTGCTGATGTTCATGGATATGCAGATTCACAGAATGTCAACAATATAATTCCTCATATTGAAGAGTTGAAAGGACATTTGAAAACTTAC GTTGACAAGAAATTTGAGGAactgattattttgataaaagcaAATCACTCCCAGCTGATGCAATCTATTAGAAAAGAGAACATCAATTTTCAGGCTGATACAAGCACATTTCAGTCTGACAAACAAACAATCTCAACAAATACCAGTTGA
- the LOC138340772 gene encoding uncharacterized protein encodes MDLVDEVYIPINCDQEFHWVLAVVELKNRLIRVFDSSISTRKQTIPHEIKMLSKMLPSYLLDSEFFEENERTKFADCQAYKDNNNGSLLEPQVPFMIEFAQDIPTQESDSLDCGLYVTAFAEYISDQINISYADFNPDYLRQRYGALLWSYGSEKAKCGYVSDNDDPPKSRGVVTPPPEEDLVHIV; translated from the exons ATGGATCTTGTAGATGAGGTCTACATCCCAATTAACTGTGATCAAGAATTCCATTGGGTGTTGGCTGTTGTTGAGTTGAAAAACAGGTTGATAAGGGTTTTTGACTCATCAATTAGCACAAGGAAACAAACAATTCCCCATGagatcaagatgttgtctaaaATGCTTCCTTCATACCTACTTGACAgtgaattttttgaagaaaatgaacgCACAAAATTTGCTGATTGTCAAGCATATAAAGACAACAATAATGGCTCACTTCTGGAGCCTCAAGTTCCTTTCATGATAGAATTTGCACAAGATATCCCTACACAGGAAAGCGATAGCCT AGACTGTGGGTTATATGTTACTGCATTTGCCGAGTATATCAGTGACCAAATCAATATATCTTATGCTGATTTTAATCCTGATTACCTGCGTCAAAGATATGGAGCATTGCTGTGGAGTTATGGAAGTGAAAAGGCTAAGTGCGGATATGTTAGCGACAATGATGATCCACCAAAATCCAGGGGCGTAGTCACACCACCACCAGAAGAAGATTTAGTTCACATAGTGTAG
- the LOC138347296 gene encoding uncharacterized protein: MNTSILMRHSGIWVNELQYESYKIDGFVVGDSISFSNLKAAIAAELDIDVSRKEIEIRYIVEEVRVANVIINSDIVDVKTGLIYKDKATLVDVMTKYKIKNNFNCKVKRSDQQSYVLVCFSDKCGWTMKASCRKKSDIFIVRNFNSEHTCPMRERVLTKVQATVGFVSGVTALKLVNYKRIYTPRDIIDDIREYYGVEISYQQAWRAKERALSMIRGKPSAGYRRMPRYIHMLKTVYPDSYIRMHKTEEDEFMYLFIALRPFIRGFKYCKPVVVVDGAYLSGAYKGTFVSASTLDGADRNESIMKSVRIVFPDVPHYACIWHLWKNVCGNFKRSRKAISDLFYSMAKAYRKKDFDKLMAKVDRIDHRVKEYLEYAGYEKWSRVHATVNRGRMMTSNIAECINGCLVEARQLTILEFLEEVRILFGSWHCKNREVASYTKDTLGRKFEELLIINAAKSSKMENVTDMNPYCSDYYKPDALAKTYEIPMVPMPDKKDWSDPKHVVAETVYPPRYRRSSGRPRKRRRKNADEKISVNTNCCGQCGQEGHNRRTCTFYPKEK; the protein is encoded by the exons atgaatacttcgattttgatgagacattccggaatttgggtgaacgaattgcagtatgaaagttacaaaattGATGGATtcgttgttggagattcaatttcgTTTTCTAATCTCAAAGCAGCAATTGCGGCCGAGTTGGATATTGATGTATcaaggaaagaaattgaaattcgaTACATTGTAGAAG AAGTGAGAGTTGCAAATGTTATAATCAATTCAGATAttgttgatgtgaagacagGTCTGATATACAAGGATAAAGCAACACTTGTAGATGTGATGAcgaaatataagataaagaaCAACTTCAATTGCAAAGTGAAGAGGTCTGATCAACAAAG CTATGTGTTGGTATGCTTTTCAGACAAATGTGGTTGGACTATGAAGGCGTCGTGCAGGAAAAAATCTGATATATTCATTGTTAGAAATTTCAATAGTGAACATACGTGTCCGATGAGGGAGAGGGTATTAACCAAAGTCCAAGCAACTGTGGGATTTGTAAGTGGAGTGACAGCTCTAAAATTGGTCAATTATAAACGAATTTATACACCAAGAgatataattgatgatattagaGAATATTATGGTGTTGAAATATCTTACCAGCAAGCATGGCGTGCTAAAGAACGTGCACTCTCCATGATTAGGGGAAAACCATCTGCAGGATATAGACGGATGCCGCGATACATACACATGTTAAAAACTGTGTATCCAGATTCTTATATAAGAATGCATAAGACTGAAGAGGATGAATTTATGTATCTGTTCATTGCCTTAAGACCATTCATTAGGGGATTTAAATACTGCAAACCAGTAGTTGTTGTGGATGGTGCATATCTGAGTGGAGCTTACAAAGGGACatttgtatcagcaagcacacttgatggcgcag ATAGAAATGAGAGTATCATGAAGAGTGTAAGGATTGTGTTCCCCGATGTACCTCATTATGCATGCATCTGGCATCTTTGGAAGAATGTATGTGGAAACTTCAAAAGGAGCAGAAAGGCCATAAGTGATCTATTCTACTCTATGGCCAAGGCATATAGAAAGAAAGATTTTGATAAGTTGATGGCTAAGGTTGATAGAATTGATCACAGGGTTAAGGAGTACCTTGAATATGCAGGTTACGAAAAGTGGTCAAGAGTTCATGCAACAGTAAACAGAGGTAGAATGATGACTTCAAACATTGCAGAATGTATCAATGGTTGTCTTGTTGAAGCACGCCAATTAACTATATTAGAATTCTTGGAAGAGGTTAGAATTCTTTTTGGATCTTGGCATTGCAAAAACAGAGAAGTAGCCTCATACACAAAGGACACATTAGGTAGAAAATTTGAGGAATTGTTGATTATAAACGCGGCTAAAAGTTCAAAAATGGAG aatgtcaccGATATGAATCCGTATTGCTCTGATTATTACAAGCCTGATGCGTTggcaaaaacatatgaaattccAATGGTGCCAATGCCAGATAAGAAAGATTGGTCAGATCCTAAACACGTGGTAGCTGAAACTGTGTATCCACCTAGATACAGAAGATCATCTGGAcgaccaagaaaaagaagaagaaagaatgcaGATGAAAAGATTTCGGTGAACACAAACTGTTGTGGACAATGTGGACAAGAAGGGCACAAcagaagaacttgtactttctaCCCAAAAGAGAAGTGA
- the LOC101258200 gene encoding uncharacterized protein, producing the protein MYKQSPSRNHRSKGVKVKNVLQICLLLAVCFWLIYQVKHSHDKKKEFDEDDAKSSIKSGSINELVKLGRKDLPRIEGLDTVHEKHREELEDETVEEEEGNKPEEEDLEENNTKEKNDEHREDEVEDHDEEKNDEHREDGEDEVDDHDQEKNEEHREDAEDEVDDHDHEKSDVERDPELDAVDEDRERGEDNEKETEERDAEVNDSQVDEENSLEEHDHDEDSSSSHEAREEHYKADDASSAVTHDTVVTTTENESGKLEQEVEHSAEAKSKAGVDNIMQINTSQNTTVVLKEENGKADEEDSPPNTTNSEEKHDDPILSTAADTSISNSTRTEGLAENSESRTYSTELSTQAHDLLLQNGTQAVNQESNATVGDTTSSNMSTSQQSSNSADTVDDNQIDSNLTVSSKNDELDSIPVDSSNVSGDTEPSLAEKVVQGNATAEAVDNGGLPLNDNNATEVEKADTGSEETGITDEEVDASIVENLGDDLIDSSDSSSHLEEKHVRTDVETLPEIQTEGSMEDAAAE; encoded by the coding sequence ATGTACAAGCAGTCACCTAGTAGGAACCATAGATCCAAAGGTGTCAAGGTTAAGAATGTTTTACAAATCTGTCTGTTGCTTGCTGTTTGCTTTTGGCTGATTTACCAGGTCAAGCACTCAcatgataaaaagaaagaatttgatGAAGATGATGCCAAGTCTTCAATCAAGTCTGGAAGTATCAATGAACTTGTGAAACTTGGAAGGAAAGATCTACCCCGGATTGAGGGATTAGATACAGTTCATGAGAAGCATAGAGAGGAACTAGAAGATGAAACagtggaagaagaagaagggaatAAGCCTGAGGAAGAAGATCTAGAAGAGAACAATACAAAAGAGAAGAATGATGAACACAGAGAAGATGAGGTTGAGGATCATGATGAAGAGAAGAATGATGAACACAGAGAAGATGGAGAAGATGAGGTCGATGATCATGATCAAGAGAAGAATGAGGAACACCGGGAAGATGCAGAAGATGAGGTCGATGATCATGATCATGAGAAGTCTGATGTAGAGCGTGATCCAGAATTGGATGCTGTTGATGAAGACAGGGAACGAGGAGAAGATAACGAGAAGGAAACTGAAGAGAGAGATGCTGAAGTGAATGATAGTCAGGTGGATGAAGAAAATTCATTGGAAGAACATGATCACGATGAAGACTCAAGCAGTTCACATGAGGCACGTGAAGAACATTATAAAGCAGATGATGCTTCAAGTGCAGTGACTCATGATACAGTTGTAACTACAACTGAAAATGAGAGTGGTAAGTTAGAGCAAGAAGTAGAACATTCTGCTGAAGCCAAGAGTAAAGCTGGTGTTGATAACATTATGCAGATCAATACCAGCCAAAATACAACAGTGGTTTTGAAGGAGGAAAATGGTAAAGCAGATGAAGAAGACAGTCCTCCAAACACAACAAACAGTGAAGAGAAGCATGATGACCCGATCTTATCCACTGCTGCAGACACTTCAATTTCAAATTCCACAAGAACAGAAGGATTGGCAGAGAATTCTGAATCGAGAACCTACTCGACAGAACTGAGCACACAGGCTCATGACTTACTTCTACAGAATGGAACCCAGGCAGTTAACCAAGAGTCTAATGCCACAGTAGGGGATACAACGTCTTCCAACATGTCAACTAGTCAGCAAAGCAGTAACTCTGCAGATACGGTGGATGATAACCAAATTGATTCTAATTTAACAGTTTCCTCTAAAAACGACGAGTTAGACTCAATCCCGGTCGATTCCTCGAATGTGTCTGGTGATACGGAACCTTCCCTGGCAGAAAAAGTCGTCCAAGGGAATGCAACTGCTGAAGCAGTAGATAATGGAGGGTTGCCTTTGAATGATAACAATGCAACTGAGGTTGAGAAGGCCGATACTGGCAGTGAAGAAACCGGAATTACTGATGAAGAAGTGGATGCATCAATTGTTGAGAATTTGGGGGATGATCTGATTGATTCTTCTGATTCGTCCTCCCACTTGGAAGAGAAACATGTCCGCACAGATGTGGAAACTCTTCCTGAAATACAAACTGAAGGAAGCATGGAAGATGCTGCAGCAGAATGA
- the LOC101258701 gene encoding uncharacterized protein, with protein MDPCPFVRIVIGGLALKFPSESSKILPNNSTFDCKIKLRGCSAQSSTISAFVQEREVILDNRIHGCFNFSKSELVKFVEKSNVRGNPSCLKIEIYGGKVGFGYGSKRLLGSVVVPLDLKSLENIGHRGFVIHNGWVSVGCGSTAELNLNVRAEPDPRFVFQFDGEPECSPQVFQVNGNVKQPVFTCKFSFRNSGDRNLRSRSSLSEPSTSTSCFGSCTSDREISVKERKGWSITVHDLSGSPVAAASMVTPFVPSQGSDRVSKSNPGSWLILRPGDNTWKPWGRLEAWRERNGELGYRFEIIPDGATDAITLVNSTISTKKGGKIGIDIINGATPLTSPNSSFDLSSGSGSGSDFGSQPGSGSWAQLLYRGFVMSGTVGGEGKCTKPEVEVGVQHVSCAEDAAAFVALAAAMDLSIDACRSFSQKLRKELRQQDQE; from the exons ATGGATCCATGTCCGTTCGTCCGTATTGTAATCGGAGGTTTAGCCTTGAAGTTCCCTTCTGAATCGTCGAAAATTCTTCcgaataattcaacttttgatTGTAAAATCAAGCTGAGAGGTTGTTCGGCGCAATCATCGACTATCTCGGCGTTTGTTCAAGAAAGAGAAGTGATCCTGGATAATAGGATTCatggttgttttaattttagtaagtcGGAGCTTGTGAAATTTGTTGAGAAATCGAATGTTAGAGGAAACCCTAGCTGTTTAAAGATTGAGATTTATGGGGGTAAAGTGGGGTTTGGGTATGGTAGTAAGAGGCTTTTGGGGAGTGTTGTGGTGCCATTGGATTTGAAGAGCTTGGAGAATATTGGACATAGAGGATTTGTGATTCACAATGGATGGGTTTCTGTTGGTTGTGGGTCTACTGCTGAATTGAATTTAAACGTCAGAGCTGAACCTGACCCGAGATTTGTGTTTCAGTTTGATGGAGAACCTGAGTGTAGTCCACAAGTTTTTCAAGTTAATGGAAACGTGAAGCAGCCGGTTTTTACTTGCAAGTTCAGTTTCAGAAACTCCGGTGACCGGAATTTGAGATCCAG ATCGTCGTTATCTGAACCAAGCACGTCAACAAGCTGTTTTGGTTCTTGCACATCTGATAGAGAGATATCTGTAAAAGAACGAAAAGGATGGTCAATTACAGTACATGATCTTTCCGGTTCACCTGTTGCAGCAGCGTCAATGGTGACCCCATTTGTTCCATCACAAGGTTCGGATCGGGTCAGCAAATCCAACCCGGGATCTTGGCTCATCCTCCGACCCGGTGACAACACATGGAAGCCATGGGGTCGTCTAGAAGCATGGCGAGAACGCAACGGCGAACTCGGGTACCGCTTCGAGATCATCCCGGACGGAGCCACCGACGCCATcacattagtcaattcaaccatCAGCACCAAAAAAGGTGGTAAAATCGGTATAGACATAATCAACGGAGCTACTCCGTTGACTAGCCCCAACAGCAGCTTCGACCTTAGTTCAGGATCCGGATCCGGATCAGATTTCGGATCCCAACCCGGATCCGGATCGTGGGCGCAGCTACTGTATCGGGGCTTTGTGATGTCGGGGACGGTAGGAGGAGAGGGGAAATGCACTAAACCGGAGGTGGAAGTTGGGGTGCAGCATGTGAGTTGTGCGGAGGATGCTGCGGCGTTTGTGGCGTTGGCAGCTGCCATGGATCTCAGTATAGATGCTTGTCGGTCATTTTCCCAGAAACTTCGAAAAGAGTTGAGGCAGCAAGACCAAGAATGA